Genomic DNA from Solanum pennellii chromosome 3, SPENNV200:
tgtttttgtttttactaCCAACAAGAAATTCAAATGGCAAATGTATAATGCATCTTAGCTAATTATATGACCAGATTCAGATTAATATACATCTTAACCCATGCAATCCATTTCTATATAAAACACATACACGAACTTGATATTATTAGAGATTGAGCAATGGAGGGTAACAGCAGCAGTAGCAAGTCAACCACCAATCCAGCATTGGATCCGGATCTGGACAACCCGGATCAGTCGGGTCTGGAATTTGCCCAATTTGCTGCCGGCTGCTTTTGGGGAGTCGAATTGGCTTTCCAGAGGGTTGGAGGAGTAGTGAAGACGGAGGTTGGGTACTCTCAGGGGAATGTCCATGACCCGAATTACAAGATTATTTGCTCCGGAACAACCGAACATGCCGAGGCCATTCGGATCCAGTTTGACCCAAACGTCTGCCCGTATTCCAATCTCCTTTCTCTATTTTGGAGTCGCCATGACCCGACCACTCTAAATCGCCAGGTATCAAATTCCTTTAGTGTTTTTTTGGTTATTCTCtccttttcattttatgtgatatattaaaaaaaaaaaattatataaatgtcATGATGATGGTTGTTGCTAGGGTAATGATGTGGGAAAGCAATACCGCTCAGGAATATATTACTATAATGATGCTCAGGCTCAACTGGCAAGGGAGTCGTTAGAAGCTAAGCAGAAGGAATTTATGGATAAGAAAATTGTCACTGAAATTCTTCCTGCTAAGAGATTTTATAGAGCTGAAGAGTATCACCAGCAATATCTAGAGAAGGGTGGGGGCAGAGGTTGCAAG
This window encodes:
- the LOC107015144 gene encoding peptide methionine sulfoxide reductase, with amino-acid sequence MEGNSSSSKSTTNPALDPDLDNPDQSGLEFAQFAAGCFWGVELAFQRVGGVVKTEVGYSQGNVHDPNYKIICSGTTEHAEAIRIQFDPNVCPYSNLLSLFWSRHDPTTLNRQGNDVGKQYRSGIYYYNDAQAQLARESLEAKQKEFMDKKIVTEILPAKRFYRAEEYHQQYLEKGGGRGCKQSAAKGCNDPIRCYG